TGCGGAGCACTCGCAAACCGGTGTGTGTTCCCGGCGAGCGCGTCCGTTCCTGTTGGCGATTCTACCCGACACACCGGTTTGCGAGTGCTCGCGCCGGCGCTGTCTCGAGTAGGGGATCCGTACCGGGAGATAATCGATCGCTACCGTCCGGTAAGCACTCGAAAACTGGTGTGTCCGGAGCCCCTTCGTCCCGGCCCCATACCGGAGTACGGAGTGTGGCTCGCCGAGCACGGCCCACCGTCCGTCGGGTACGGCCCGCGGTTCGCCGAAGGACGGAACTCGGAGAAACGTGGAGCGGCCGCCGGGCCCGTCAGTCCTCCGAGAGACCCGCCCGAACCAGAATGCTGTCGAGGTCGAGTTCGACGTCGGCGGTCGGGAGTTCGGAACTGTCGATCGCGTCCTCGACCTGCCTGACGGTGAGCGCCTCCGAGAGCTCGTAGGTGTTGTACTGGCCGCCGCGGAGCCCCTCGTTGTTCTGGAACGACTGGAGGAACCCCAGCATGTCGAGCCGGGTGAGGTGGTTGTACATCCCCCGCTGGCTCAGTGGGTCGTCGCCGGCCGCCGAGGCGAGCTGCTCGTAGATGGCGTGGATGGCCTTCGTCCGGACCGGCGTCCGGCCGTCCGTCTCCAGCCTGGCGACCGCGTCGATGATGAGCTGTTTGTGCTGGTCCTGGTCGATGATGGACTCGACCATGTCGCCGTAGTCGAGTTCCTCCTTCGCGGCGTACACGTCGCTCGGCTTGATCGGCATGTTCCCGACGTTCTCGGCGTGTTCGGCGGCCTGCTTCAGCAGGTCCATCGCGCGCCGGGCGCTCCCCGAGGAGTTGCGCATCGCGAGCGCGGCACACAGCGACAGCACCTCCTTGTCGTACGTCTCGTCGTGGAGCGCGTTGTTCGCGCGGGCGGCGATGATCTCCTCGAGTTCGTCGGCGCTGTAGGCGGGGAACTTGATCTCCGTCTCACAGAGCGTGTCGCGGACCTTCGGCGAGAGGTTCGACCGGAAGGTGTAGTCGTTGCTGATGCCGATGAGACCGATCCGCGTGTCCTCGACGTAGCCGATGTCGCGGGCCCGCGGGAGGTCGTACAGCAGCGTGTCGCTCTCGCCGACGCGATCGACCTCGTCGAGCACGATGAGCACGGTGCCGCCGATCTCGTCGAGCTCCTCGTACAGCATCGAGTACACCTCGCGGGAGGCGTAGCCGGTCGAGGCGATCTGGTCGTCGCGGAACTCGTTGACCAGCGCGATCGCCACTTGGTAGGACGAGGCCGTGCCGTCCGAGGGCGCGATGTTCTGACAGTTGATGCGGACGTGGGTGAACGTGCGCTGCTCGTCCGGTCCGCGGTCGGCGTTGCGCTCGCGGATGTCCCCCTCCAGTTCGCGCAGGAGGTACTTCGTGGCCGCGGTCTTCCCGACCCCGGTGTCACCGTAGAGGAAGGCGTTCCGCGGCGGTCGGCCCTTGTACACGGGTTTGAGCGCGTTCACGTAGTCCTGCATCACGTCGTCGCGGCACAGGATCTTCTCGGGGGTGTGCTCCTCCGTGAAGAGGTCGGCGTCGCGGATGATCTCCACGTCGTCCTCGAAGATGGAGTTCGACCCCATTGGAAACGGTGTCGTGGACCGGGGGGATAAAGCTAGGCTTTCGAGTGCTTTCCAGTGCTTTCGAGTGCTACACCGGTCGGCTTCGAGTGCTCTGCAAGTGGCTGCGAATGACTGCGAGTGATTGCAACTGCTTCCGCAGCTACCCCCGATCGGGGGGTCGAGCCCCCGAAACGGACACCGGTTTGCGAGTGCTTTCGTGGATCTGACGCGGGTGAGAGGGAGGTGAACGGCGATCCGGCACGATGGGAAGCGAACGGTCCTGCCCGACCGCCGGCGGTCGGGACGGCTCGACCGCGGACGAGGGGTGAGAAGGGCTCGAACGACGGGTGATGCCTGGCCTGTAGCGGTGACGATCGAGCCGGTGTCGACCCCGAGGCCGTTTCGGCGGGAGTGAGCGTCGTCAGCGGCGGGATCCGTGGTCGATCGTCCGCCGGCTCCGTCCGGTCCCACACACCACTTTTCGAGTGTTACGTTCGACGGTTTCGAGCGTCACGCTCCACGGAGCGGCGTGGTACCGCCTGCCGTCGACGGATCGACTCGCTCCCCGGGCGGTGGGGATTCGCTGAGACGAGGGCTCCGGAGGGTGGAGATGTCGAAGTTCGGACTCCACGAGGAAGGCGAGAGGTCCACGAGGAAGGCGGAGGGGACGAACCTGCTCGACGGCAGAAGTCGAACTGAATCGACAGCGAGAGTCGAACCGAACACGCCGTTGCGGCCGTGTCGTTGCGGCGGGTCGCTCCGGCGACACCGAGTACTCGGCGACTCGGTGGTTCGCCGATTCGGAGCAGTACCGGTCGAAGGGGGACACCGGTGGAAGCGCTTCCTCGGAAACGAGAGACCGGACGGGGATCGTCGACACCCCCACACCAGTTTGCGAGTGCTATCTCGAGCGGTCGGTGCCGGTCCTCGGTCGGGAGGCGCGGCGCAGGTTTAAAGAGCGGTTCTCGTGCACGTTAGGTTAACTCCTGATTCACCCGGAACCACCAGAAGTAGGAGCGACGTTTGAACGACGACACTATACTACTACTACACTAGTAGAAAAGCATATAATATAATAAACGGGGCGCGACAGTCCAGTCGAACGGCTCCTCGAGAAATCCGCCGTCTCTCCCGTCCGAGTTCCCTGCCGTCCGCGGATCCCGACCCCGCCTTCGAGAGGAAAAGCACTCGCAAACCGGTGTGAGGGGGTGGCCGACCCGCCAGGCTCGGATCGTCCGAACGCGGGTTCGTTCGGGGCGAGACGAAATCCGTCCGAGCCGCGGTGAACGAGGACGGCGCGAGGTCCGTGAACGCCGACGAACGGGCGTTCGTGGCCGAACGAGCGGGCCCGTGACGTGGTTCGACGGGAGGGCGCCGTCGATCGGCCCTCCGTGACGCGGCTGGTCCGCCGGTCCGCCGGTCCGCCGGTTCGACCGCCTCCCGCGGCCGACGAACGGCGGCGACGGCTTCTCGAACACACCGGTTTTCGAGTGCTTTTGCCCTCCGTGGCTCGTCGCCCCCCACGCCACCCACCCCGCTCACGCTGTCCACGCCCCCCACGCCACCGCGATCGCGACGGACCGGAACCACCCGTCCGGAGCGGGTGGCCGACGGTAGCGGGCCGGTACCGTCGGTACCGAACTGGTAACGAAGTCCGCTCCCGGAATGGGGATACTCACCGGACCCGTCTCCTCGACGGGGATCCGTTCGAGGACACGTTCCTGTCGCGTGGCTCGCGGGTCCGGGTACTGGTTGGGACCCACGTCACGGGTCGGGGGACGTCCCTCGACCCGCGTCTTCCGGGACGGTACCGGTCGACCCCTTCGGGACGTCACCCCGCGGGGGTTCGCATCCGGTCGTCATCGGACCGTCCCGGATTTCACGACGACGGACCTCGTTCTCGATGGAACCTCCTCGCCGTTCGACGATGGCCTCCGCGAGTTCGGACGACCCTCGACCAGCGCGTCCTAGATGAGTGGTCCTGGCAACGATTGGGCCTTGGAGAACGGATGAGTGGGCCCGAGCACCCCGGACGGGGTGCCCGGGAGGGGGAATGCGGTCGATTCCGGTGCGTACGGTCGAGTCTCACCGATCACGAGGAACGACGACCGACGGTCCGTCCGTTCCCGGAACCGGGGCGTGCGCACGCCCTCGATCGTCGGGGGCGTAGCCCTGTTGACCGCAAGGGGGGTTGCTCGCCGAGAAGAATAAACGTTGCCGGCGTGCCTGCGTGTTGTCCGCGTACCCGAGGCGGAAACCGCGGAGCGGCGAGAACCCGGGAACGAACTCGCTCGACGCGGGAGGGGGACGACCCCGACGCCGTGACCGGAAGCCGTGCGTGGGACCGTGAGGATGCGCCGTCCGGGAGAACGCGATCCCGTTCGAGGACCGTCCCCTCGATCTACTGACTCCATTCCGGCGTCGCCTCCGTCTACCTGGCGTCCGTCAGCCCGGCGGCCGACGATCCGAACGCGTCGGTGAGGAGGCTCTGGAGGCCGCGGCGGAGGCGCTCGGAGACGGCCTGCTTGGAGACGTCCAGGTCGGTCGCGATGGTCTCGAGCGTTGCCCGTCGCGGGACGTCGAAGTAGCCGCGCTCGACGGCGACGCGGAGCGTCTCCGCCTGTGCACCCGTGAGTTCGTACGCCGGGCCGACGTGGCTGCTGTCGGTGGCCTGGACCGCGCGGACCCTGGGCCGCATTCCGTCGGCCTCGCAGCGACGCGTGAACATGGAAACCGCCGCCCGGTCGGGAAACAGCAGTCTGACGTGCCACCCGGCGGCGTGTACGCGTGCGGCGACGAGGTGCCCGTCGAGCTGGACCGCGTGGCGGTAGGCGCGCACGGCCAGCCGATCGGCGCCGACCTGGACCCGGTACAGGTGCTCGCCGTCGCCGCTTGCGACGTGTGTCCACCCGGCGACGGTCTCGTCCTCGCCGAGCGTCGCCTCGAACGCCGTCTCGTCGACGAGCGGCACCCGGACGAGCACCCGATACGTCGCGCCGTCGACCGGTCCGACGTCCACGAGCGTCCCGCTCGTACCTTGCGACTCGCTGAACGATTCGGTGAGCAGCGGCACCGCGAGTTCGACGCGCAGCGTCGTCATCGAGCGGCCCGGCCGTGGTCGAGTCGTCGTTCGAACCGTCGACGTTGGGTGGACCCGGAACGGCCGCGGACCGGAGGTCCGAGGATCGCCGCGGGACCGTCGGCCGGGTACCGTTCGTGAGTCATGGCAGGGTCGAGTGCTCCTGCCTGCGGGTCCGCCCGAGGGTAATTAACTATGCGCCGGATTACAGGTCCGGTGGCCCCCGCTCGGACGGTGGCCCGTCGTCGGGGTCGGTCACCCCTCCCCCGTTCGGATCGAACGGGACCCCCTCGTCGGACGAACGGGCGGCGATGCCGCTGTTCAGTTCGGTCTGTGTCTTGCAGTTGTCACAGCCTCGAATCTGCCCGTCGTTGCCCCCGAACACCCGGACGAACGACGGCGTGACGAAGCTCCCGCAGTTGGTACATGTTGGCATTGTTCGTACTCCCACCGGCCCGTGGGGCCGACGGGTTGGTGGATGGGGGAATCCGGCGTCACTGTTGGGCTTGACATATCACGGTCTTAAACCGGGGGTTCGGGCCGAACCGGACCACGGCACGCCGGACCCCCGTCCGAGCGGGCCCACCTCTGGACGGCCGGCGGGTTCGTCGAACCGAACGCCCCGACCTCCGCATCTCCGTGCCGACCATCGTTCCCCGTACCGACTCCCGTTCTCTGGACTGGCTCCCGTACCGGGCGGTGCCCACGACGGCGCGGACGTCGACGTCCTTCGACCCACTGGGGTGATCGGTGAGTACTGTCAGGTCGGGAGAGTCAGGAGACGAATACCGGCACGTATCCGGGTAAATGCAGCGTTAACTGCGAGTATGTCGATCATACGAACCGAAACACGTCAGACCGATGGGTTTACGGCGATACCGTCGTAATGGTCGAATCCGGAACCCGTTCCCCGTAAAGGGAGCATTAACGGGGGATTCGGCCGGCTACGCCGATCGAACGACGGTCGGCTCGCCGATGCACCGTGCGGATCCCAGAGCGCTCCGCGCGGATCTCCGAAGACGGCCGGAAGGCCGCCGCCGCCCCTCAACGACGCGGGCGCGTACGCATACACCGACCTACATCGGAACTTCTATGGACGAGCTATGGTGATATTACGCAAGCGATGGTCGAAGACGGGGCCGACACGACGGAGGGGGCCAACGTGCTCGAGCGGTCGGTACACGACCCGGTCGAGGGCGAATCCACCGGCACCGCGGTCGCGCTGGCGGTCGGCCGAGCCAAGGACGTCCCGCCGACGGAGCTTCCCAAGCTCGAGCGCACGCTCGACACGGACGCGCTCGACCGCCTGGTCGCCTCGCTGGCGACGCGCGAGTCCGACGTCCCCGGGCAGGTGTCGTTCAGGTACGCCGGAACCGGCGTCGTCGTCGAGAGCACCGGAGAAGTCGTCGTCAGGGCGGACGGGTGAACCGGCCGACGCCGCGCGTGACCGGGTAACGGGACGCTGAAACCCCCGTCGACGGTCGCCCCCGACGTTCCCGTCGTCGTCCCCCGAACCCCTCCGACACCGTCAGCGGTCGAGGGAGATCGACGTACGAACCCGACGCCCGCGAGTCACTCCTCCTCGTCCTCGGTGGCCTCCGGGACGAGCATCTCCGGCCCCCGTTCGTACTTCGGCGTGCTCGCGAACTCGTGCATCCGTTGCTTCTCGTCATCGGTGATTCTCCCCGACATCTATAGCGCCTTGAGTGGGACTGCACAAAAGTAATTTCGAGTATAACGGGACACATAAAGAAAGGAACGGGCGTTATCGTGGCGTTACCTGTTTCGCGAGCGTCGACCGGCCCGGACGGCCCGGACCGCGATCGATCTCACTCCGATTCGTCGGTGGATCGACCGGGGGAGACGCCGGCAACGCGGGCCAGGAGAGCCAGTGAGCCGACGACCACCACGACCGAGAGCAGTTTTCGTGACATCTGCGTTCGACCTTACGAGCAGGGACCGCTTCGTTATCCGCGCGGTACCACGGCCCGAACCCGGCGGGTCGAAAGCGACCCGGACGCCCGGTCCGGGTAACCGAGTCCTTCGCCGGCACATGTGCCGAATTACTATCCCGCTCACGCGTGTGCGGTACGTCGTGATTACGCAGAGTACGGTGAACGTACGGACGACCGATGGGGGACGGGCCCACGGAGCGCCGTTCGACCCCGCGACCCGCACGCCGGGCCCACGACCGCGGTCCAGTTCGGGATGACCTCCGCCAGATCGGCCATCCTCGTGGTCGACGCCGTCACGGGGCTGTTCCTGGGGAACGCGCTCGCGATGGTGCTGGTCGTGACCCACCCGGTCCAGATGCCGTTCGGACTGCTCCTCAGGAACGTGTTCGTGGCCGGGCTGGTGACTGGCGTCCTCATCACGGTGCTCATCACGGGCGCCCGCGACGCGCATCGGCTCGGGCTGTTGAGCCACCGATGAGCTCGGGCCGTCGAGCCACCGACGGTGGTCGTTCGTCGAGCAACCGACGAGGCTGATCGTCCGAGCGATCGGCGAACGCGACCGCGCCGGCCCGTCCGCTGCGGCTGCCCGCCGACCTGCCGCCGCGATCCGCGCGTCGCTACCGGGGGCCTAACAACGTGTCTCGACCGCCCGTTGGCGTCCGTGACACGAACCGACCCGACCACGATCGAGGGCGTCGCGCCGTCGCGCTTCCCGGGCCTCCTCGCGGCGCTCTGGCGCCGACAGGGCTGGACCGTCGCGCCGACGGGGCTCGAGGACGACGTCTACGTCGCCAGCCGGAGGACGGAGACGGGGGGCGAGGAACGCCGTGCGCTGTTCGCGGCGTACCGGTCCCCGGGCGACGCCGTCGACGCGGCGACCGTCCGGGACCGGGCCGCGGTCGATCTCGGGCCCGACGGGACGACGCTCGCGACGAACGCCGGCTTCTCGCCGGACGCGACGGGGATGGCCGCCGCCCACGGGGTCGACCTCGTGGGGCCGGACGACCTCGCGCGGCTCGTGGACGCCCTCGATGCGCGGGCGCTGCTCGGCCGACCGGACGCGACGTCGGAACCGTCCTGACCGCCGACGGGAGCGATGAGGATCCTCTCTGACCGCCGGCCGGGGACCTCGGGAACGGCGGAAACGCGCGGCTTACGAACTCACCTGGACGCGAAGGTTCGGGCGTGAACGTCGAGTTTCCGCGGGGGGTCCGCGAGCGCGTCGGGTTCGGCCGACTCACGCCCCGCGTCGCCGCGGGCGCGCTCGCCGCCACGCAGGCGGCGGACCTCCTCGTCACGCTCGTCGCGCTGCGGTTCGTCCCGGGGGTCCGGGAGGCGAACGTCGTCGCCGCGGCCGCCATCGCGTCGTTCGGACCCGCCGTCGGCCTCACCGCCGTGGCAGCCGTCGCGGTCGGCGGCCTGATCCTCGTGACCGAACGCGCCGCGTCGTTCGTCGGGTCACACCCCGACGGATCGCCGGAGGCCGTGACGGCGGTCAGGCTCGTCGGCTACGGACCGATGACCGCCCTGAACGTCGTCGTCGTGGTTCACAACGCGCTGTTGATCGCGAGCGTCCACCGGCCGGGCTGATTCGGGGACCGCCGACTGACTGGCTCGAGGAATAGTCGGGCGAGGTTCGACCCCGAGTCCGTCGAGGGGACCGAACCACCGGGACGCGGTCGAGGGGGTCCGCTCGGGAACGATAGAGCGGATCCGGATCGAGGTCAGTCGAGGAGGTCCTGCGCCTGGATGAGGTCCCAGGTCTCCCTGCCGTCCTCCGTGATCCCGTACACGCGCCCCTTCCGCCGCTCCTCGGGGACGAGAAGCTCGACCAGCCCCCGCTCGCGGAGGCCGCGGAGCGCCCGCGAGACGTGCGTGACCGCGAGGTCCTCGTCGTCGGCGATGCCCGAGGGCGTCGCCGGGCTGTCCGAGAGCCGTCCGAGCACGGCCACCCGGTAGCGCGAACTGATGACGTAGCCGACGACGTCCCAGTCGTCGCTCATGACCCCCTCACCTCCCTCCGCCGCACCGTCCAGTCACCCCGTTCGAGTGTGTGTCCTGAGAGCATCTTCCTTCCCCGTCGGCCCGCGGAACGGGCCGTGATGGTACCCCGCCGCCGCGGCGTAGTCGGACCCCGTCGCCGGAGCGTCGTCGGTTCGTGCCCCGTCATCGCCTCCCCCGGTCGACGAGGGTCGCCTCGCGCCCCGGCGCCACGTACCGGGTGTACACGTACTGTGCAACGGTCACGGCCAGGAAGGCCGTGACGACCGCGATCCCCGCGGCCGCGTCCCCGATCGCCCCGAAGACCGGCGTGTCGAACACGACGAGCAGGTAGAAGATGCCGCCCAGGATCGCGGTGCCGATGTAGATCGACTGCCAGGGCGGCTCGCGCTCCTCCTCCTCGGGCAGGTACCGTTCGAGCTGGCCGACGGTTCCCATGAGCCGGATCTCGCCGTCGTCCGAGTCGTACTCGACGATGCCGGCGTTGCGTAGCTTCGGGATGTGCGTCTGGTAAAGCGAGACGTACACCCGCTTCTCCTGCTGGTCGGTGAGCTCCTCGGCGGGCACGTCGTTCTCCCACGCCGCGACCTCGCGCGCGAGGGCGGTCAGCTCGATCGGGCGGCCGTGCTCCCTGAGGTACGAGATGACGAAACGACGCCTGGGGTTACTCAGGAGGTCGTACACCTCGTTTTGCGACAGCCTACGGTGCTCTGACTCGGACATCAGTCGGGGCTCGTGTGGTCTGGGTCCGCCGCCCACCGCTGCCCATACAGCGGACGCTCGGACACTTTGTTACTCCCCGGTTACGTGCTGTAGGCGACGTAACCGCCCGTAGCACGCGGATACCAGGGGGGGTTGTATCACTCTCGACCCCGTTCATTCTACCGTCACGCTCTTGGCGAGGTTACGCGGCTTGTCGATCGCACGACCGAGGAGGTCGGCGACGTGGTACGATACGAGCTGGAGCTGTACGTTCGCCAGCACGCCGGTCGCGTCCGGGTGCGTGTCGGGAACCGGGAGGAACTCGTCGGCGATCTCCCGGACCTTTCGCGACCCTTCACCCGCGACGGCGATCACCGGCGCGCCGCGAGCGCGGACCTCCTCGACGTTCGCCAGCGCCTTCTCCCCGTGGCGCCCGTCGAACACGGCGACGACCGGCGTGTCCTCCGTGACGAGCGCGAGCGGTCCGTGCTTCAGCTCGGCCGAGCCG
The DNA window shown above is from Halorarum salinum and carries:
- a CDS encoding restriction endonuclease, with protein sequence MTRTDPTTIEGVAPSRFPGLLAALWRRQGWTVAPTGLEDDVYVASRRTETGGEERRALFAAYRSPGDAVDAATVRDRAAVDLGPDGTTLATNAGFSPDATGMAAAHGVDLVGPDDLARLVDALDARALLGRPDATSEPS
- a CDS encoding DUF7344 domain-containing protein; this encodes MSESEHRRLSQNEVYDLLSNPRRRFVISYLREHGRPIELTALAREVAAWENDVPAEELTDQQEKRVYVSLYQTHIPKLRNAGIVEYDSDDGEIRLMGTVGQLERYLPEEEEREPPWQSIYIGTAILGGIFYLLVVFDTPVFGAIGDAAAGIAVVTAFLAVTVAQYVYTRYVAPGREATLVDRGRR
- a CDS encoding HalOD1 output domain-containing protein, with protein sequence MVEDGADTTEGANVLERSVHDPVEGESTGTAVALAVGRAKDVPPTELPKLERTLDTDALDRLVASLATRESDVPGQVSFRYAGTGVVVESTGEVVVRADG
- a CDS encoding winged helix-turn-helix domain-containing protein encodes the protein MSDDWDVVGYVISSRYRVAVLGRLSDSPATPSGIADDEDLAVTHVSRALRGLRERGLVELLVPEERRKGRVYGITEDGRETWDLIQAQDLLD
- a CDS encoding helix-turn-helix domain-containing protein, which translates into the protein MTTLRVELAVPLLTESFSESQGTSGTLVDVGPVDGATYRVLVRVPLVDETAFEATLGEDETVAGWTHVASGDGEHLYRVQVGADRLAVRAYRHAVQLDGHLVAARVHAAGWHVRLLFPDRAAVSMFTRRCEADGMRPRVRAVQATDSSHVGPAYELTGAQAETLRVAVERGYFDVPRRATLETIATDLDVSKQAVSERLRRGLQSLLTDAFGSSAAGLTDAR
- a CDS encoding Cdc6/Cdc18 family protein, coding for MGSNSIFEDDVEIIRDADLFTEEHTPEKILCRDDVMQDYVNALKPVYKGRPPRNAFLYGDTGVGKTAATKYLLRELEGDIRERNADRGPDEQRTFTHVRINCQNIAPSDGTASSYQVAIALVNEFRDDQIASTGYASREVYSMLYEELDEIGGTVLIVLDEVDRVGESDTLLYDLPRARDIGYVEDTRIGLIGISNDYTFRSNLSPKVRDTLCETEIKFPAYSADELEEIIAARANNALHDETYDKEVLSLCAALAMRNSSGSARRAMDLLKQAAEHAENVGNMPIKPSDVYAAKEELDYGDMVESIIDQDQHKQLIIDAVARLETDGRTPVRTKAIHAIYEQLASAAGDDPLSQRGMYNHLTRLDMLGFLQSFQNNEGLRGGQYNTYELSEALTVRQVEDAIDSSELPTADVELDLDSILVRAGLSED
- a CDS encoding DUF7563 family protein — encoded protein: MPTCTNCGSFVTPSFVRVFGGNDGQIRGCDNCKTQTELNSGIAARSSDEGVPFDPNGGGVTDPDDGPPSERGPPDL